A genomic window from Flavobacterium phycosphaerae includes:
- the lptC gene encoding LPS export ABC transporter periplasmic protein LptC: MTFLSKNSIPLLLAIPFCLLVIACESNFRDVQKMGVSEFAPSGDADSINLKYTDSGRITANLISPKMLDYATVEFPFTEFPKGIRLTLFDKNGKQTLVVADYAVSHKATNLIDLQGHVKISSQSGDLLETEQLYYDQKNEWFFTEKKFKFTSTKGVSYGEGIDFSKDFKKVNSQKISGQVQSE; this comes from the coding sequence ATGACTTTTCTATCCAAAAATAGTATTCCGCTTCTTTTGGCCATCCCGTTTTGTTTGTTGGTAATCGCTTGTGAAAGCAACTTCCGCGATGTACAAAAAATGGGCGTATCAGAATTTGCCCCTAGCGGTGACGCCGATTCCATCAATTTAAAATATACCGACTCGGGGAGAATAACCGCTAATTTAATCAGTCCGAAAATGCTGGATTATGCCACCGTGGAATTCCCGTTTACCGAGTTTCCGAAAGGCATTCGTTTAACTTTGTTTGACAAAAACGGAAAGCAAACCCTGGTCGTTGCCGATTATGCCGTTTCTCACAAAGCCACCAATTTGATTGATTTGCAAGGCCATGTAAAAATATCCAGTCAAAGTGGCGATTTACTGGAAACCGAGCAATTGTATTACGACCAAAAAAACGAATGGTTTTTTACCGAAAAAAAGTTTAAATTTACTTCAACCAAAGGCGTTTCTTATGGCGAGGGAATTGATTTCAGTAAAGACTTCAAAAAAGTAAACTCACAAAAAATATCAGGACAAGTCCAATCAGAATAA